DNA from Gramella sp. MAR_2010_147:
TACCAATTCCGGTATCCTGAGTAACCATAGACCATTGTCTTTCTGACCAGGCCCAGCCTTCTCTAATTCCTGTGATTCTGGATTTTTTTTCTTTCCCGTCCCCGGCTTCTTTAAGATCTGAAACCAGTTCTGGTTTCAAATGTAACATCAGGCTGGTTTCCATTTCATCTGCATGATCTCCTTCCTTCTCAAAGAATTCCGATTTATCAACCACGTCAAAGAAATTTGTAGAAACCAAAAGCATTTTTGGATATTTTAATCCTAATTCTCTTAAAATGGGTTTGAAATTATTTCCTCCGTGACCATTCAGCAGTATTAGTATATATATATCCTGGCGGTTTAAAACTTCAATGATATCTGATAATATGGCGAGTTGAGTGCTGGGATAGAGATTCATATCCAGTTTTATATTTGCCTGGCCCGTATTTACTCCAAAAGGTATATTTGGCAAAACTTTTAATTTCACTCCTTTTTCCCATGCAATCCTACCTGCTTCAGCAGCGAGTGCTTCAATCTGGTAATTATCTGTTCCATAAGGAAGGTGATAATTATGAGCTTCTGTAGCGCCCCATGTTAATACAGCTACCTCTGTATCCTCTTCTTTTATTGCTTTCCATTTACTTTCAGATAAAATATAAGGTCTCATTATTTCCTGATTTTAAAGCCTGAAACTGCGAAGTATAATATGAATAAGTAACAAGGTACCATTACCCAGTAAGCTTCTTGCGGATTCCAACTTTCAGCAAGTGCTCCATACGCTAAAGGTACAATTGCTCCCCCTGCGATTCCCATCACCAGTAAAGAGGATGCTGCCTTAGTAAATCTTCCTACATCTGCAAGTGCTAGAGGCCAGATCGCCGGCCACATTAAAGAATTGGCAAGACCTAATAATGCAATAAACGCCAGTGATACATAACCTTCAGTAAAAATAGCCAGTATAGAAAATACGATTCCAAATACTGCTGAAAGCTTTAAGGCATTTTCCTGTTTGATGAATTTTGGAATGGTAATAATCCCAATGATATACCCTACAACCATAGCTACCATGGTTCCAGTGGCAAAATATTTAGCGGTAGTAAGTGCAATTCCCTGTGATGCTCCATAACTAATAATACTATCTGCCGCAATCACTTCCACCCCAACATATAGAAATAAGGTGATCACTCCCAATATCACATGCGGAAAATCAAAAACACTGTTTTTCCCTGCGTTACTTGTAGATAAATTTTCGTCTTCTTCATCGGTATCCACTTCTGGCAGGCTTGATTTATATACCCAGAATGCTAGCAGTAAAAGCACGATTATAATTCCTATATAAGGCGGAATGACCCTTAAGGCCATTTCATTAAGTTCATTGATCCTTTCAGCAGCAGTTAAGTTTGCTACTTCAGATTGGAGTTCATCTGCCTTTTCCAGTTGTAAGAAGAAACCGATAAGAATGGGTGCTATAGCACCCGCCAGCTTATTGCAAATCCCCATAATACTGATACGCTTCGCAGCACTTTCAGCAGGTCCAACGATAGTTACATAAGGATTGGAAGCTGTTTGCAAAATTGCAAGTCCGCTACCCATTATGAATAATCCTGATAGAAATAATAGGTACGTTCTTGTAATGGCCGCAGGTATAAAGAGAAGTGCGCCAAATGCCATGATTAAAAGTGCGACCGACATTCCTTTTTTAAAACCTAATTTATTGAGAGTACGGGTAGAAATGGGCGCCATTACCACATAGGCAATATAGAAAGCAAAGGTTACAAAGAACGATTGGAATTTGGTGAGTTCACAGGCGATTTCAAGATACGGGATTAACAGTGAGTTTAACCAGGTTACAAATCCAAAAATGAAAAATAAGGCTCCTATTATAATTATAGAACGCGTGGTTCCTCCTCCAGATTGAGAAAAATTAGCCTTTTCTTTTGCTACGGAATTTGCCATATCTACGATGAATGAAGTTTAA
Protein-coding regions in this window:
- a CDS encoding creatininase family protein, coding for MRPYILSESKWKAIKEEDTEVAVLTWGATEAHNYHLPYGTDNYQIEALAAEAGRIAWEKGVKLKVLPNIPFGVNTGQANIKLDMNLYPSTQLAILSDIIEVLNRQDIYILILLNGHGGNNFKPILRELGLKYPKMLLVSTNFFDVVDKSEFFEKEGDHADEMETSLMLHLKPELVSDLKEAGDGKEKKSRITGIREGWAWSERQWSMVTQDTGIGNPKKANKEKGEKFFKTVTQKLANLIIEISEVDIADRYQ
- a CDS encoding sugar MFS transporter, which encodes MANSVAKEKANFSQSGGGTTRSIIIIGALFFIFGFVTWLNSLLIPYLEIACELTKFQSFFVTFAFYIAYVVMAPISTRTLNKLGFKKGMSVALLIMAFGALLFIPAAITRTYLLFLSGLFIMGSGLAILQTASNPYVTIVGPAESAAKRISIMGICNKLAGAIAPILIGFFLQLEKADELQSEVANLTAAERINELNEMALRVIPPYIGIIIVLLLLAFWVYKSSLPEVDTDEEDENLSTSNAGKNSVFDFPHVILGVITLFLYVGVEVIAADSIISYGASQGIALTTAKYFATGTMVAMVVGYIIGIITIPKFIKQENALKLSAVFGIVFSILAIFTEGYVSLAFIALLGLANSLMWPAIWPLALADVGRFTKAASSLLVMGIAGGAIVPLAYGALAESWNPQEAYWVMVPCYLFILYFAVSGFKIRK